Proteins from a genomic interval of Paenibacillus sp. FSL R5-0623:
- the yunB gene encoding sporulation protein YunB — MMRRKWRSRRRRKPPSYKRKMWLIILLVTAFCLMQGFAYVDKKMKPPIMHLAKIRVKQIATEAINKAITAQVADGKTNEGLIDWKTDTAGKVSGFMLNYNEHMRITASTMNIVQSTLQNVHMLKEKIPLGQALGSPVLASFGPSIPVRIEPQGAVKVDLNTRQQNAGINMILVEVYIHIIAEVAVVVPFDMEPETVDTEIPISYLLVVGDVPMYYYDNQGKPVGSNGSNAPAIALPSGHTGVSSGNGVTTNPPSQNQQQTPSDHLQGNELEEIEPDDLPDVNGGLQLNKDAHP, encoded by the coding sequence ATGATGAGAAGAAAATGGCGAAGCCGGAGACGCCGTAAGCCGCCAAGCTACAAACGCAAAATGTGGTTGATCATTCTATTGGTTACCGCGTTTTGTTTGATGCAGGGCTTTGCTTATGTGGATAAAAAGATGAAGCCCCCCATCATGCACTTAGCCAAGATCAGAGTGAAGCAGATTGCGACTGAAGCGATCAACAAGGCGATTACAGCACAGGTTGCCGATGGCAAAACCAACGAAGGATTGATTGACTGGAAGACGGATACCGCCGGGAAAGTGTCCGGTTTCATGCTGAACTACAATGAGCATATGCGAATCACCGCAAGTACGATGAATATTGTGCAATCCACGCTGCAGAATGTACACATGTTAAAAGAAAAAATCCCGCTGGGGCAGGCGCTCGGCAGTCCGGTGTTGGCTTCATTTGGCCCGAGTATACCGGTTCGTATTGAGCCCCAAGGCGCTGTCAAAGTGGATCTGAACACCCGTCAACAGAATGCGGGTATTAACATGATTTTGGTGGAAGTGTACATTCACATCATTGCTGAGGTCGCGGTCGTGGTGCCATTCGACATGGAGCCGGAAACGGTCGATACGGAGATCCCGATTTCCTACCTTTTGGTTGTCGGGGATGTGCCAATGTATTATTACGATAATCAGGGCAAGCCAGTGGGCAGTAACGGCAGTAATGCCCCAGCGATTGCGCTGCCATCAGGTCATACAGGTGTATCAAGCGGTAATGGAGTAACTACGAATCCCCCTAGCCAGAACCAGCAACAGACGCCGTCAGACCATTTGCAAGGGAATGAACTTGAAGAAATTGAGCCGGATGATCTGCCTGATGTGAATGGGGGATTGCAGCTCAATAAGGACGCGCACCCATGA
- a CDS encoding M23 family metallopeptidase, whose amino-acid sequence MQQRLTFRHTYRFWIKTLLAGTLLLPFLPVEVYSEPAEAAPKPQAAELKPAEIFAARRHLYETIGQMTQIPWYRLAAIDQYERTITRAHPKDRKHPERLTGIFMTPPAWRGWLNPDETDQHPESILFFKGYGRDGSGDGKADANNDQDVLYSMASVIQGYGNKQEDFNIALWEYYHNSRAVQRIQQFAKLYEHFDNLDLFGHAFPVPLGTNYSYRSTWGTKRSWGGYRIHEGTDIFAPHGLPVRSTCYGVVEIKGWNPFGGWRIGIRDLNNHYHYYAHLSGFDKSARIGEVVIPGQVVGWVGSSGYGKPGTQGKFPPHLHYGIYRDSGLHEWSFDPYPQLKHWEQDERKQKNKKSK is encoded by the coding sequence GTGCAACAACGCTTGACCTTCAGGCACACATACCGCTTTTGGATCAAAACATTACTTGCAGGTACTCTGCTTCTCCCATTCTTGCCTGTTGAAGTTTACAGTGAACCCGCCGAGGCCGCTCCCAAACCACAGGCTGCCGAGTTAAAACCCGCAGAAATTTTCGCTGCACGTCGCCATTTATATGAAACCATTGGTCAGATGACCCAGATTCCCTGGTACAGGCTTGCCGCAATTGATCAGTATGAACGAACGATTACTCGTGCACACCCAAAGGATCGCAAGCATCCAGAACGGCTTACGGGTATCTTCATGACCCCTCCGGCCTGGAGAGGATGGCTAAATCCCGATGAGACGGATCAACATCCGGAATCCATTCTTTTTTTCAAAGGATATGGACGTGATGGTTCAGGAGACGGTAAAGCAGATGCCAACAATGATCAGGATGTGCTGTACAGCATGGCTTCTGTTATTCAAGGTTACGGGAACAAGCAAGAAGACTTCAACATTGCCTTGTGGGAATATTATCACAACTCCCGTGCTGTGCAACGGATACAGCAATTCGCGAAGTTATATGAGCATTTTGACAATCTGGATCTATTTGGACATGCCTTTCCGGTCCCGCTCGGAACCAACTACTCCTATCGCAGTACCTGGGGGACAAAAAGAAGCTGGGGCGGTTATCGCATTCATGAGGGAACAGATATTTTCGCTCCGCATGGCCTGCCTGTGCGCAGTACCTGTTACGGGGTCGTGGAAATCAAAGGCTGGAACCCGTTTGGCGGCTGGCGCATCGGTATCCGGGATTTGAACAACCATTATCATTACTACGCCCACCTCTCGGGTTTTGACAAGAGCGCACGCATTGGTGAAGTGGTTATCCCCGGTCAGGTTGTAGGTTGGGTGGGCAGTTCGGGTTACGGGAAACCTGGGACACAGGGCAAATTCCCTCCACATCTGCACTATGGGATCTACCGGGACAGCGGACTGCACGAATGGTCGTTTGATCCTTATCCACAGCTGAAACATTGGGAACAGGATGAACGCAAACAAAAGAACAAGAAAAGCAAATGA